Proteins encoded by one window of Juglans regia cultivar Chandler chromosome 15, Walnut 2.0, whole genome shotgun sequence:
- the LOC108981607 gene encoding 40S ribosomal protein S3-2: MATQISKKRKFVADGVFFAELNEVLTRELAEDGYSGVEVRVTPMRTEIIIRATRTQNVLGEKGRRIRELTSVVQKRFKFPENSVELYAEKVNNRGLCAIAQAESLRYKLLGGLAVRRACYGVLRFVMENGAKGCEVIVSGKLRAQRAKSMKFKDGYMISSGQPVKEYIDSAVRHVLLRQGVLGIKVKIMLDWDPKGKVGPTTPLPDLVTIHTPKEEEYNPIEVTTPAEIPVA, from the exons ATGGCTACCCAGATAAGCAAGAAGCGGAAG TTCGTGGCCGACGGAGTCTTCTTCGCGGAGCTTAATGAGGTGCTGACCAGAGAGCTCGCCGAAGACGGGTACTCGGGTGTCGAAGTTAGGGTCACGCCTATGCGCACTGAGATTATCATTAGGGCCACCCGTACTCAGAATGTCCTTG gtgAAAAGGGAAGAAGGATTAGGGAGCTGACTTCTGTTGTTCAGAAACGGTTCAAGTTCCCAGAGAACAGTGTGGAGCTGTATGCTGAGAAAGTTAACAACAGGGGACTCTGTGCCATTGCTCAGGCCGAATCTCTCCGCTACAAACTTCTTGGTGGCCTTGCTGTTCGGAG GGCTTGCTATGGTGTTCTGAGATTTGTCATGGAGAACGGGGCAAAGGGATGTGAG GTTATTGTGAGTGGAAAGCTCCGGGCTCAGCGTGCCAAGTCAATGAAGTTTAAGGATGGTTACATGATATCCTCTGGTCAACCTGTCAAAGAATACATCGATTCGGCTGTGAGGCATGTTCTTCTTAGACAG GGTGTACTCGGTATCAAGGTGAAGATCATGCTTGACTGGGATCCTAAAGGGAAGGTGGGGCCAACTACACCATTGCCGGATCTCGTCACCATCCACACGCCCAAGGAAGAAGAGTACAACCCCATTGAGGTGACCACGCCCGCGGAGATTCCAGTTGCTTAA